A single genomic interval of Lucilia cuprina isolate Lc7/37 chromosome 2, ASM2204524v1, whole genome shotgun sequence harbors:
- the LOC124421288 gene encoding polypeptide N-acetylgalactosaminyltransferase 5-like gives MSSLSLTRKLRGRMRSNTCRIILLTSLVWVIVDFVLIAHYSDCIGKDGWRCKRSGEYDIEVSLKYLNSELHIGTPHNEMGSIKLV, from the coding sequence atgtCTTCGTTAAGTTTAACACGTAAATTACGTGGTCGTATGCGTTCAAATACCTGCCGTATAATTTTACTCACATCTTTAGTTTGGGTTATTGTGGACTTTGTGCTAATTGCCCATTATTCCGATTGTATTGGCAAAGATGGCTGGCGTTGCAAGCGTAGCGGAGAATATGATATAGAGGTaagtttgaaatatttgaatagTGAATTACATATAGGTACCCCACACAACGAGATGGGTTCAATTAAATTAGTATAG
- the LOC111685292 gene encoding polypeptide N-acetylgalactosaminyltransferase 5, producing the protein MVDDNEINTEKNLDNDGGGGGGGNIYVGEIGHGFVSGGISATYRSTILRKWYSAPTVKEHKGKPGEMGKPVKIPPEMKELTKEKFKENQFNLVASDMISLNRSLTDVRHENCKKKHYPSKLPTTSIVIVFHNEAWTTLLRTVWSVINRSPRSLLKEIILVDDASERDYLGKKLEDYVATLPVHTFVLRTQKRSGLIRARLLGAEHVTGEVITFLDAHCECTEGWLEPLLARIVQNRRTVVCPIIDVISDETFEYITASDSTWGGFNWKLNFRWYRVPQREMERRNNDRTSPLRTPTMAGGLFSIDKDYFYEIGSYDEGMDIWGGENLEMSFRIWQCGGILEIIPCSHVGHVFRDKSPYTFPGGVAKIVLHNAARVAEVWLDEWRDFYYAMSTGARKASAGDVSERKALRDRLKCKSFRWYLENIYPESLMPLDYYYLGEIRNAETETCLDTMGRKYGEKIGVSYCHGLGGNQVFAYTKRQQIMSDDLCLDASAALGPVNMVRCHNMGGNQEWVYDAEDKSIRHTNTGNCLQRPSREDPTTPLLRPCDFSQGQQWLMESKFKWQAH; encoded by the exons ATGGTCGATGATAATGAAATCAATACAGAGAAAAATCTAGATAACGATGGCGGCGGCGGTGGTGGTGGTAATATATATGTGGGTGAAATAGGACACGGGTTCGTGTCGGGTGGCATATCAGCAACATATCGTAGTACAATACTGCGTAAATGGTATTCAGCGCCAACGGTAAAAGAACACAAAGGCAAACCGGGTGAAATGGGTAAACCCGTTAAAATACCACCAGAAATGAAAGAGTTAACAAAAGAGAAATTCAAAGAGAATCAATTTAATTTGGTAGCTAGTGATATGATCTCACTCAATCGTTCACTTACCGATGTGAGACATGAAAA CTGTAAAAAGAAACATTATCCCTCAAAACTGCCAACCACCTCAATAGTTATAGTATTTCATAATGAAGCCTGGACTACGCTATTGCGTACAGTATGGAGTGTTATAAATCGTTCACCACGCTcccttttaaaagaaattatcttAGTCGATGATGCTAGTGAAAGAG ATTATCTTGGTAAAAAATTAGAAGACTATGTTGCCACTCTACCCGTACATACATTCGTTTTACGTACTCAAAAACGTTCTGGTTTAATACGTGCTCGTTTATTAGGTGCTGAACATGTGACG GGTGAAGTAATAACATTCCTCGATGCCCATTGCGAATGTACAGAAGGTTGGCTGGAACCATTATTAGCACGTATTGTACAAAATCGTCGCACTGTTGTATGTCCCATTATTGATGTTATATCCGATGAAACATTTGAATATATAACAGCATCTGATTCCACATGGGGTGGTTTCAATTGGAAATTAAACTTTAGATG GTATCGTGTTCCTCAACGTGAAATGGAGCGTCGTAATAATGATCGTACGTCTCCATTGCGTACACCCACCATGGCTGGTGGTCTATTTTCCATagataaagactatttttatgaAATCGGTTCCTACGATGAAGGCATGGATATCTGGGGCGGTGAAAATTTAGAAATGTCCTTTAGG atttGGCAATGTGGCGgcattttagaaattatacCATGTTCCCATGTGGGTCATGTTTTCCGCGATAAATCCCCTTATACGTTCCCCGGTGGTGTTGCCAAAATTGTACTGCATAATGCAGCACGTGTGGCCGAAGTCTGGCTGGATGAATGGCGCGATTTTTATTATGCCATGAGCACAG gtGCTCGTAAAGCTTCCGCTGGCGATGTAAGTGAACGTAAAGCCTTACGTGATCGTCTTAAATGTAAATCTTTCCGTTggtatttggaaaatatttatccGGAAAGTTTAATGCCATTGGACTATTATTATTTGGGTGAA atacgCAATGCCGAAACGGAGACCTGTTTAGATACAATGGGTCGTAAATATGGTGAAAAGATTGGTGTAAGCTATTGTCACGGCTTGGGCGGCAATCAAGTGTTTGCCTATACCAAGCGACAACAAATCATGTCCGATGATTTGTGTTTAGATGCCTCTGCTGCTCTGGGGCCGGTGAATATGGTGCGTTGTCATAATATGGGCGGTAATCAGGAATGGGTATATGATGCAGag gATAAATCCATACGACACACAAACACTGGCAATTGTTTGCAAAGACCCTCACGTGAAGATCCCACAACACCTTTGTTACGTCCTTGTGACTTTAGTCAGGGCCAACAATGGCTAATGGAATCGAAATTTAAATGGCAAGCTCATTAG